One genomic segment of Erythrobacter sp. THAF29 includes these proteins:
- a CDS encoding phage tail protein produces MATVLFTVVGTAFGGPLGGAIGGLLGRQVDQSIFGSGAREGPRLKELSVTTSSYGQPIPRIFGRMRVAGTVIWSTELSEKSETQGGKGRPKNTTYSYSASFAVALSSTPIERIGRIWADGELLRGSEGDLKVEGEMRLYRGLGDDPVDPIIAAEKGSDAVAFRDCAYVLFEDLQLADYGNRIPALTFEVFAEEAPRVTLNALAPSADVDAGNAEIEYARGFADEGGSISSTLAALDRVFPLTCRVAQDGLKLGIRKALPQNIPTLSRQLSSRDSGDANERHRQRGQAEAREPLALRYYDEGRDYQPGVQRANGVRSEGREIMIDLPAVLNASGAKQLANDNAHRTRWRSQRLKWRVGEIDPSIVAGSVVKIPDGPGFWLVRSWEWLSEGIELELERLPPELGSTTGGDSGAANSPLDLSVAQTTLAAIEIPHEGSGDVDKPNLFAAAAGTSENWNGASLFAEQNSSLVPIGPSGSRSAVHGTLAVPLGVSACHLFEPNAKVEVAIAGPVSALMEADINGIANGANRLCVGAEIIQFAGATETAPGRWELTGLLRGRGGTEDAAQVVHPAGTAVVLIDDRLTGLDPTQINTEATTRIAAVGRGDATPVFAQLDNAGLSRRPPTPVHPRLSVSSDESWQLFWTRRARGQWRWESLLEPPLIEQQEAYAVGFGPVDSPHRTWVVNEASLALGVQERADLLAAHGPGPIWVKQVGTFVNSPPLHLANID; encoded by the coding sequence ATGGCCACAGTGTTGTTCACAGTCGTAGGCACGGCTTTCGGTGGACCTTTGGGCGGCGCTATCGGCGGGCTTCTCGGGCGCCAAGTCGATCAGTCGATTTTCGGAAGCGGTGCGCGAGAAGGGCCGCGGCTAAAGGAGCTCTCGGTCACAACCTCAAGCTACGGTCAGCCGATTCCTCGCATTTTCGGTCGCATGCGAGTTGCTGGCACGGTGATCTGGTCGACCGAACTTAGTGAAAAATCGGAAACGCAGGGTGGCAAGGGCCGCCCCAAGAATACGACTTACAGCTACTCGGCCTCATTCGCTGTTGCACTTTCCAGCACGCCGATAGAGCGGATCGGGAGGATCTGGGCAGATGGCGAACTTCTGCGCGGCAGTGAAGGCGATCTCAAGGTCGAGGGTGAGATGAGGTTATACAGGGGGCTCGGTGATGACCCGGTCGATCCGATTATTGCCGCCGAAAAGGGTAGTGACGCGGTCGCATTTCGCGACTGCGCCTATGTTCTGTTCGAAGATCTTCAACTTGCCGATTACGGCAACCGAATCCCAGCACTGACCTTCGAAGTGTTCGCAGAGGAAGCGCCTCGGGTGACGCTTAATGCGCTCGCTCCGAGCGCCGATGTCGATGCCGGAAATGCCGAAATAGAATACGCGCGGGGCTTCGCCGATGAAGGCGGTTCGATTTCGTCGACGCTCGCTGCTCTCGACCGTGTCTTCCCCCTTACTTGTCGAGTGGCACAGGACGGCCTCAAACTGGGAATCCGTAAGGCGCTGCCGCAGAACATCCCAACCCTGTCACGGCAGCTGTCTTCGAGGGACAGTGGCGATGCGAATGAGCGCCATAGGCAGCGGGGGCAGGCAGAAGCGCGAGAGCCTCTTGCGCTGCGCTATTATGACGAGGGACGCGACTACCAACCTGGCGTCCAGCGCGCCAATGGCGTTCGCAGCGAGGGGCGCGAGATTATGATCGACCTCCCTGCAGTCCTGAATGCATCTGGCGCAAAGCAGTTGGCAAATGACAATGCCCACAGGACAAGATGGCGCTCCCAGCGCCTGAAATGGCGTGTCGGTGAAATCGATCCGTCAATTGTCGCCGGAAGCGTTGTGAAAATTCCGGATGGCCCTGGCTTTTGGTTGGTCAGAAGTTGGGAGTGGCTCTCGGAAGGCATCGAACTCGAGCTAGAACGGTTACCTCCCGAGCTTGGAAGCACAACAGGCGGCGATTCCGGAGCGGCAAACTCGCCGCTAGACCTCTCCGTTGCCCAGACGACGCTTGCGGCCATCGAGATTCCGCATGAGGGCAGCGGCGACGTTGATAAGCCCAATCTATTCGCAGCCGCAGCCGGCACTTCGGAAAACTGGAACGGCGCTAGCCTATTTGCCGAGCAGAATTCTTCGCTTGTCCCGATCGGTCCAAGTGGCTCCCGAAGCGCCGTTCATGGCACGCTTGCGGTGCCGCTCGGAGTGTCCGCCTGCCATCTGTTCGAACCCAACGCGAAGGTCGAAGTGGCAATTGCCGGGCCCGTATCCGCGCTGATGGAAGCAGACATTAACGGCATTGCGAATGGCGCAAACCGACTTTGCGTTGGCGCAGAAATCATTCAGTTCGCGGGTGCAACGGAAACTGCACCCGGCCGATGGGAGCTTACCGGGCTCCTTCGAGGGCGCGGCGGAACGGAAGATGCCGCGCAAGTCGTCCATCCAGCTGGCACGGCTGTCGTACTGATCGACGATAGGCTTACCGGTCTCGACCCAACTCAGATCAATACCGAAGCGACAACGCGAATTGCCGCAGTCGGTCGGGGCGATGCAACACCTGTCTTCGCACAGCTCGACAATGCCGGTCTATCGCGGCGACCGCCTACCCCGGTTCACCCCCGGCTCAGCGTTTCGTCGGACGAAAGCTGGCAGCTATTCTGGACTCGCCGGGCACGCGGACAATGGCGCTGGGAGTCGCTGCTCGAACCACCGCTGATCGAGCAGCAGGAGGCCTATGCCGTTGGATTCGGACCGGTCGACAGTCCCCACAGGACCTGGGTGGTCAATGAGGCCAGCTTGGCTCTGGGGGTTCAGGAAAGAGCTGATCTGTTAGCTGCGCATGGGCCCGGTCCAATCTGGGTCAAACAGGTGGGCACCTTCGTCAATTCGCCGCCACTGCACCTCGCGAACATCGATTAG
- a CDS encoding OmpA family protein, with translation MRNLVIGMAMASTALTAPAMAREGQWYIEGQGGVMIVEDIKFDVNGSPEEYQGDYTEGADFGGLVGYDFGAFRLEAEASYRTADLETFRATPGFLNQVPPGTTQVANGEFNSLSFMLNGLFDLGSDDGLQGFFGGGIGVARTDVEAQYFSNLSPVVDDSDTGLAWQLLAGVRAPLSDSWDVGLRYRYFNAVNLELFDTVGNSLETDVSTHSLLGTLTYNFGGEAPPPPPPPPPPPPPPPPPPPPPPPPPPPPPPCNTGPYIVFFDFDQSDITAEAATILNNAVTAYANCGTANVMLAGHTDRAGSVQYNIGLAERRNASVRDYLTGRGIPDGRISSEAFGESQPRVPTADGVRELQNRRVEVTYGPGSGM, from the coding sequence ATGCGCAATCTCGTCATTGGTATGGCGATGGCTTCGACAGCGCTCACCGCACCCGCCATGGCCCGCGAAGGCCAATGGTATATCGAGGGTCAAGGTGGCGTCATGATCGTCGAAGACATCAAGTTCGACGTGAACGGCAGCCCGGAAGAGTACCAGGGTGACTACACCGAAGGTGCCGATTTCGGTGGCTTGGTTGGTTATGACTTCGGTGCGTTCCGCCTCGAAGCTGAAGCCAGCTATCGTACGGCCGACCTCGAAACGTTCCGCGCAACCCCGGGCTTCCTGAACCAGGTGCCTCCGGGGACCACGCAGGTCGCTAATGGCGAATTTAATTCGCTTAGCTTCATGCTGAATGGTCTGTTTGATCTCGGCTCCGATGACGGCCTTCAGGGCTTCTTCGGCGGCGGCATCGGCGTCGCGCGCACCGACGTTGAAGCTCAGTATTTCTCAAACCTCTCGCCTGTCGTCGATGATTCCGATACCGGCCTTGCTTGGCAACTCCTTGCCGGCGTTCGCGCGCCGCTGAGCGACAGCTGGGATGTTGGCCTTCGTTATCGCTACTTCAACGCGGTGAATCTGGAGTTGTTCGATACGGTCGGCAATTCGCTTGAGACGGACGTGAGCACGCACTCGCTGCTCGGCACGCTCACCTACAACTTCGGTGGTGAAGCTCCGCCTCCTCCGCCCCCGCCGCCGCCGCCTCCTCCGCCCCCGCCGCCACCGCCACCGCCACCGCCGCCGCCGCCGCCTCCGCCGCCGCCGTGCAACACGGGGCCGTACATTGTCTTCTTTGATTTCGATCAGTCAGACATCACTGCGGAAGCTGCGACGATCCTCAACAACGCGGTTACGGCTTACGCCAACTGCGGCACTGCAAACGTCATGCTCGCCGGTCACACCGACCGTGCCGGTAGTGTTCAGTACAACATCGGTCTGGCCGAGCGTCGTAACGCATCGGTGCGCGACTACCTCACCGGTCGCGGTATTCCGGACGGTCGTATCAGCAGCGAAGCATTCGGCGAATCGCAGCCACGTGTTCCGACAGCTGATGGCGTTCGCGAACTTCAGAACCGTCGCGTCGAAGTCACCTACGGTCCGGGTTCGGGCATGTAA
- a CDS encoding DUF2793 domain-containing protein, whose amino-acid sequence MTEPLTFASSTQTYSLPLLFAGQAQKEFFVNQALATIDSLLQLSVEASVAAPPADPADGSCFRIAGGATDDWAGKDDMLAIRISGAWQFVDPPAGTRLYDRAARQCLLFDAGWIQPAEPSEPAGGSVVDSEARAAINELISAMRSAGIFAG is encoded by the coding sequence ATGACCGAGCCACTCACTTTCGCATCGAGCACGCAGACCTATTCGCTTCCATTACTATTTGCGGGACAGGCACAGAAAGAGTTCTTCGTGAACCAGGCGTTGGCAACCATCGACAGTCTTCTTCAGCTTTCGGTAGAGGCATCTGTCGCTGCCCCGCCTGCCGATCCTGCAGATGGCTCCTGCTTTCGGATAGCCGGCGGAGCCACGGATGATTGGGCGGGCAAGGACGACATGTTGGCTATCAGGATTTCAGGCGCATGGCAGTTCGTCGATCCTCCCGCCGGAACCCGGTTGTATGATCGGGCGGCACGCCAATGTCTGCTGTTCGATGCGGGTTGGATACAACCCGCGGAGCCCTCGGAACCTGCTGGCGGAAGCGTAGTCGATTCCGAGGCCCGCGCGGCGATAAACGAACTAATTTCAGCAATGCGAAGTGCTGGAATTTTCGCAGGTTAA
- a CDS encoding NlpC/P60 family protein — protein sequence MMQAALPGDQLAEAAAAMIGRPFRLYGRNPETGLDCVGLVAASLKAIGRNPSIPRGYTLRSTSIAKWQACFERSGFDPVDGEFRSGDLLVTRPGAIQHHLMIAQTPDTVIHAHAGLRRVVRQPLAHDIIRVAHWRLAKPI from the coding sequence ATGATGCAAGCCGCTTTGCCGGGTGATCAGCTTGCCGAGGCCGCCGCTGCAATGATCGGACGACCCTTCAGGCTTTACGGCCGCAACCCCGAAACAGGCTTGGATTGCGTCGGTCTCGTGGCTGCGAGCTTGAAAGCTATCGGGCGCAACCCCTCAATTCCGCGCGGCTACACCTTGCGCTCTACTTCGATTGCAAAATGGCAGGCGTGCTTCGAGCGATCCGGATTCGATCCAGTGGATGGCGAATTCCGCAGCGGTGATCTTCTCGTCACTCGTCCCGGTGCGATCCAGCATCACCTGATGATTGCCCAGACACCGGACACCGTGATCCACGCTCACGCAGGATTGCGGCGCGTGGTCCGCCAGCCGCTAGCGCACGACATTATTCGCGTCGCCCACTGGCGGCTGGCGAAACCAATCTAA
- a CDS encoding superoxide dismutase family protein, giving the protein MRNLSALGLASIAAAITGCTGSETAISDQESTVENAAIQLAVAELSNSQGAPAGTVTLNQNAESLTLEIALQGLEDGEHGFHLHMTGQCDAPDFTSAGGHLNPFEKSHGTLNEDGKHLGDLPNLVIDTDGTFTGSASLEGDAAELVPLIFDEDGTSVMVHAGPDDYRSDPAGNAGPRIACGVLVRS; this is encoded by the coding sequence ATGCGTAATCTCAGTGCGCTAGGCCTTGCATCAATTGCAGCCGCGATCACGGGCTGTACGGGATCGGAGACTGCGATCAGCGACCAAGAGAGCACAGTTGAGAACGCCGCGATCCAGCTCGCCGTCGCCGAGTTGTCCAATTCTCAAGGCGCACCGGCAGGGACTGTTACGCTGAACCAGAATGCAGAGTCGCTTACGCTTGAGATTGCGCTTCAAGGTCTCGAGGATGGAGAGCATGGCTTTCACCTCCACATGACAGGCCAGTGCGACGCGCCCGACTTCACCTCCGCGGGCGGGCATCTCAACCCCTTTGAAAAGTCTCACGGCACTCTGAATGAAGACGGCAAACATCTCGGCGATTTGCCGAATCTGGTAATCGACACCGACGGAACCTTTACCGGATCCGCATCACTCGAAGGGGACGCGGCTGAACTCGTCCCTCTAATCTTCGATGAAGACGGAACCTCGGTGATGGTTCACGCGGGACCGGACGATTATCGCTCTGATCCCGCCGGGAATGCAGGCCCCCGCATCGCATGCGGCGTGTTGGTGCGCTCGTAG
- a CDS encoding phage BR0599 family protein, translating into MSERLDWLAETSSKTRDRIARALNEEERAEFAYHWRFFARETQLPPPGTWHTWLIMAGRGFGKTRAGAEWVRSMAEENPHARIALISSSMAEARAVMVEGESGIIACCPPDRAPKFEASLRRLSFPNGAQAHLFSAAEPEALRGPQHSHACRAIFCGPGCGLSARKFEALDTLTAVDIDANRVQLANSAGLDFVDGRVRFLDGTQTGLVFHVVGVDRSWLVLDRSLVEGTPIGTKVEVREGCDHTFQTCRTRFANAVNFRGEPFLPGNDLLARYGKGSE; encoded by the coding sequence GTGAGCGAAAGGCTGGACTGGCTCGCAGAAACTTCTTCGAAGACGCGAGACCGGATCGCCAGAGCGCTCAATGAAGAGGAACGCGCAGAATTTGCCTATCACTGGAGATTCTTTGCTCGCGAAACGCAATTGCCGCCGCCCGGCACTTGGCACACCTGGCTCATCATGGCGGGGCGCGGGTTTGGAAAGACGCGTGCCGGGGCGGAATGGGTCCGCTCGATGGCAGAGGAAAATCCACATGCTCGCATCGCGCTCATTTCTTCATCGATGGCCGAAGCCCGCGCGGTCATGGTCGAAGGAGAAAGCGGCATCATCGCCTGTTGCCCACCTGACCGGGCACCCAAGTTCGAGGCTTCGCTTCGCCGTTTGAGCTTTCCGAACGGCGCCCAGGCACATCTTTTCTCGGCCGCAGAACCCGAGGCCTTGCGTGGCCCCCAACACTCTCATGCATGCCGAGCGATCTTCTGCGGGCCGGGATGCGGTCTCTCAGCCCGGAAATTCGAGGCTCTCGACACCCTCACTGCCGTCGACATCGATGCCAACCGGGTACAGCTCGCAAACAGCGCCGGACTGGATTTCGTCGACGGTCGCGTTAGGTTTCTGGACGGGACACAAACGGGTCTGGTGTTTCATGTCGTTGGCGTCGACAGGTCTTGGCTCGTCCTAGATCGTTCGCTCGTCGAGGGGACGCCAATCGGGACCAAGGTCGAAGTGCGCGAGGGATGCGACCACACATTCCAGACTTGCAGGACCCGGTTCGCCAATGCGGTGAATTTCAGGGGTGAGCCTTTTCTGCCAGGCAATGATCTTCTCGCCCGCTACGGCAAAGGATCGGAATGA